Below is a window of Lacrimispora xylanolytica DNA.
CGTCAGCATTAACTTATATGGATTTGTAAATGGTGTAAAGGACTGCTTAAGCCAGGCATCTGGTGAGGCGGCAGAAAATAAAGCCTCTCTAAAGGACGGAACCTTTTCCTATGAAGCACCAGAGTTTGATAAGAATGGCTTTAAGGATCAGGTGAACATGACAATAAAGGATAATACCATTACAAGCCTGACCTGGGATTGTGTCGCAAAGGACGGTTCCAAAAAAAGTAAACTGTCTATGGATGGTAGCTATAAGATGACAGATAACGGCCCCAAGTGGCATGAGCAGGCCACAGCAGTGGCGGATTATGTCCTGCAGCATCAGTCCTTAGAGGGACTGATCAATGCAAGTGGTTATACGGATACCGTAGCCTCCGTCAGCATTAATCTGTATGGATTTGTCAATGGAGTCAAGGATTGTCTGACACAGGCTTCCAAATAATAAGATAGTAATGATATCCCGGAGAAAGGCTTAGCAAGATAAGACTGTTCTCCGGGATTTTACATATTATTTCAGGAAATAAAAGGAGAGTTTATTATGAATGGGAAAGGATCGGCACAAAGAGCATCTCTTTATGGAATGCTGATTGCTCTTGCCTTTGTTCTTAGCTATATAGAGACCCTGATTCCCATCTCACTTGGAATACAGGGGGTAAAGCTGGGACTGGCAAATCTTGTAACAATGACAGGTCTTTATACCATCGGCATAAAGGGGACTGTGGTGATCTCGCTGATTCGTATTCTTCTAGTGGGATTTACCTTCAGCAATCTATTTGCAGTATTCTACAGCCTGGGAGGTCTGGCACTTAGCCTTCTTGCTATGGCTGTTTGTAAAAAATTCCGTTTGTTCGGGACGGTGGGAGTCAGTATTATGGGCGGTGTGGCTCATAACATTGGCCAGCTCCTTGTGGCAGCCTTTGTTGTCAGGCAGGCAGGCGTATTTTATTACCTTCCCGTACTCCTTGTGGCAGGCACATTGGCAGGCCTTGTCATTGGCATATTAGGAAATATGATGATAGAGAGAATCCGCTATTACCTAAAAAAATTGCAGTAAATTCAAAATAAATTCTATTGTTTTGCATGGTGGGAAACGATATAATTGTGAAATAAGGCAAAAGAAAACCAGGAGGAGCATCAGGATGATTAACATGGCAATTAAAAAGCTTATACAGTATGGACGTAATAAAGGCCTGATCGAGGAAGCAGACTATTATTATGCGGTAAACCAGATTCTCGATGTGCTAAAGCTTTGTGAATATGAGGAACCGGATGGAGAAGTTGAGGATATCGATCTTGAGGCTGTTTTAAAAGAAATGCTGGATTATGCCTGTGAACAGGGACTTTTGGAGGAAGACAGTATTACCTATCGGGATTTGTTTGATACCAGGTTAATGAACTGCCTGATGCCAAGACCGAGTGAAGTGGAAAAAAAGTTCTGGGACCTGTATCACAATCAGTCGCCTCTTGCTGCTACCGGATATTATTATAAGCTGGCTCAGGATTCGGACTATATCAGAAGCTACCGGATCAAAAAAGATATGCGTTGGATTACTTCCACCAAATACGGAGATTTAGATATTACTGTAAATCTATCAAAACCGGAAAAAGATCCCAAAGCAATTGCAGCAGCTAAGCTTGCAAAGCAAAGCGGATATCCCAAATGTCTTCTCTGTATGGAGAATGAGGGATATACAGGAAGGACCAATCACCCTGCAAGGAATAACCACCGTATTATACGGCTAAATATGAACCAGAACCAGTGGGGGTTTCAGTATTCTCCCTACGTGTATTATAACGAACACTGTATAGTATTCAATGGACAGCACATTCCTATGAAGATAGAGCGTAATACGTTTGTAAAACTGTTTGACTTCGTAAAACAGTTCCCCCATTATTTTCTTGGCTCCAATGCAGATCTTCCAATCGTAGGCGGATCTATTCTTTCCCATGATCATTTCCAGGGTGGTAATTATGATTTTGCCATGGCAAAGGCGAACATAGAAGCAAGCTATGAGATCAAAGGCTATGAGGGAGTACAGGCTGGAATCGTAAGATGGCCCATGTCAGTATTAAGAACCAGAAGTGAAAATCCCGATGATTTGATTTCCCTTGGAGAAAAGGTACTTAACGCCTGGAGAACCTATACCGATGAAGAGTCCTTTGTTTTAGCCGAAACTGATGGACAGCCTCATAATACCATTACCCCCATTGCAAGAAAGAAAGATGGTATGTATGAATTGGATCTTGTTTTGAGAAATAATATAACAACTGAAGACTGCCCTCTTGGATTTTACCATCCTCATTCTGAACTTCACCATATTAAAAAAGAGAACATAGGCCTGATTGAAGTAATGGGACTTGCTGTACTTCCATCCAGACTAAAAGAGGAGCTGAATCTTTTAGCAGATTATATATTGACTGGAAAGGACATAAGCTCCAATGAGATCATAGTAAAGCATGATGATTGGGTAAAGAATTTTCTCCCAAACTATGATACCGTGACTGCAGATAATATTGAGGATATCTTGAAAAAAGAGGTTGGACTCGTGTTTGAACGGGTACTTGAAGATTCTGGCGTATACAAATGCTGCGAAGAAGGTCGGAGAGGATTTCACCGGTTTTTGACCAGTGTTGGGTTCGTACCTGTTTCACAATAGAAACATTGTGAGACTATCAGATAGATTGATGTTTGTAATTATTTTCCCTTTGAGTTATATTCTATTGGGAGTCAGAGGTAATAGCCTGACTCACTGAAAAAAATATACAGAACCGGACGGAATGATCCGGAGGGAGACATAGAAACGGTCATGAAGCAGATAGAAAATAAAATGCTGAGAACGCTTACGGAATATGGTATTATTACGTTTAGTATCTGGGTAATGGTAGTGGGAGTCTATTTTTTTAAATTCCCTAACAACTTTGCTTTTGGAGGGGTTACGGGCTTTG
It encodes the following:
- a CDS encoding Gx transporter family protein; this translates as MNGKGSAQRASLYGMLIALAFVLSYIETLIPISLGIQGVKLGLANLVTMTGLYTIGIKGTVVISLIRILLVGFTFSNLFAVFYSLGGLALSLLAMAVCKKFRLFGTVGVSIMGGVAHNIGQLLVAAFVVRQAGVFYYLPVLLVAGTLAGLVIGILGNMMIERIRYYLKKLQ
- the galT gene encoding UDP-glucose--hexose-1-phosphate uridylyltransferase, with protein sequence MINMAIKKLIQYGRNKGLIEEADYYYAVNQILDVLKLCEYEEPDGEVEDIDLEAVLKEMLDYACEQGLLEEDSITYRDLFDTRLMNCLMPRPSEVEKKFWDLYHNQSPLAATGYYYKLAQDSDYIRSYRIKKDMRWITSTKYGDLDITVNLSKPEKDPKAIAAAKLAKQSGYPKCLLCMENEGYTGRTNHPARNNHRIIRLNMNQNQWGFQYSPYVYYNEHCIVFNGQHIPMKIERNTFVKLFDFVKQFPHYFLGSNADLPIVGGSILSHDHFQGGNYDFAMAKANIEASYEIKGYEGVQAGIVRWPMSVLRTRSENPDDLISLGEKVLNAWRTYTDEESFVLAETDGQPHNTITPIARKKDGMYELDLVLRNNITTEDCPLGFYHPHSELHHIKKENIGLIEVMGLAVLPSRLKEELNLLADYILTGKDISSNEIIVKHDDWVKNFLPNYDTVTADNIEDILKKEVGLVFERVLEDSGVYKCCEEGRRGFHRFLTSVGFVPVSQ